ATCTGTTTCATAGTCGAATAGCGGGGTTAAGGTTCTATTCCTTAGGCTTCGGGCCCCCCGTCAAATGAAAAACTCCGGGGTCGAAATTCAGGAAATTCATTGAACGAGAATATTCAGGATGAATTCTGTCGAAATGGGGAGGAACCTCTGTGGAAGATAAAAATACCTCAAAGGAAGCGCTTTCCTTAAAGTCTCAGCCCCAATCCGGCGATTGGATGGAGTTCTTTTCGGAAAAGATCGAAAAGAAGGACACGGAGTTCCTGCTCGCTTTCACCTCCGCGAATCACCCAGCGGATATCGCAGAAGTCCTGGAAAAATTGGACATAGAGGACGCATTCTACGTCTTCAAACTCTGTGATTCAGAACAGCAATCCATGATTCTCGTAGAGTTCGACGAGGAATTGCAGGCGGACCTCATCTCCCGTCTGAATATGAAAGAAATTTCTCCTATCGTGGAGAATTTGGAAACGGACGAAGTAACCAATCTTATCTCCGAAATCCCCAAGGAAAAAGCGGAGGAAATCCTGAATTCCTTGGACAAGGAAGATTCTTCCCAAATCCGAAAACAATTGAATTTCCGGGAGTATACCGCCGGACGTCTGATGACCACCGAATTTGCCGCGGCCTTCGAATTCGATACGGTTCGAAAAGCGATCATCAAACTCAGAAGAGTGGCAAAAGAGACGGATGATATCTATCTACTCTATGTCACGGATGCGGAGAATCACTTAACCGGATTTATCAAATTAAAGGACCTATTTCTTGCGCCCCTCAACCAAAAGGTGAGTCGTCTCGTTAAGGAGGAAGTATTCTCCATCCATTACGATACGGACCAGGAAGAAGTGGCGAGAATGTTCCGTAAATACGACCTGGTTTCGGCGGCGGTTGTGGACGATCTCAACCGGATCATCGGACGAATCACCGTAGACGATATCCTGGACATCGTCCAAGAAGAGGCGTCCGAGGACATCTTGAGGATGGGGGGGGTCTCAGAAGAAGAAAGACTTAACACTTCCATTTGGGATTCCATTCGCCGCCGCTTGGTATGGCTATTCGTAAATTTAGGAACTGCGACCATTGCTTCTACGACTGTTTCCTTTTTCGAGGATACGATTCATAACGTTGTGTTCCTGGCGGCACTCATGCCTATCGTCGCCGGAATGGGAGGAAACGCAGGAACCCAGGCCATTACGGTGGTCGTTCGAAATATCGCTACCGGAGATTTGAATTCCGCCAACTGGATCGTTGCGTTTCGCAAGGAAAGTCTAATCGGAATCATTAACGGACTCACCTTGGGCTCCATTACCGGCCTTGCGGTTTATTTTTTCTGGGGAAAACCGGCCTTAGCGATTGTTATCTTTTTAGCTATGTTAGCGAATCTGATCCTTGCGGCTATCGTAGGTGCCTGCATTCCAATGGCTTTGAAAGTGTTAAGGATCGACCCGGCGATCGCTTCCTCTATCTTTGTTACTATGACCACGGATACTTTCGGGTTTTTCTGTTTTCTAGGTTTGGCTACGTTATTCTTACAATATTTGGTTTAGATGAAAATTACATTCATCGAATTAATATAAGTGCTTAAGGAGTTTTGGATGATTCGTTTTCAGGTCACGATTGCGGCCTTTTTGGTGTTCTTATTCTGCTTGGTTACAAGCTGTGCGACGACCTCCGGAGAAGCAGGGCCGGAAGTTCTCAAAGGGGAAGCGGTTCCAAATCCCGGCGGAGAAAGTGAGGCGGTTATAAACGAGGACGGAGATGAGGTGAAAATCACAACCTTAGATCCCGCATTCTTCCAAGCAGCCTCCAAGGATAAGGAAGAATATTTCCGGGTATTTATCACCAGCGAGTCTTATAAAGTAAGGCAGATCCGAGGAGCTAAATACATTCGCCGCAAAGTGGATAAGGGAGGAGATGCTCTTATCAGCGAGGAATTGGTGAAATACAATAAGATCAATTATTCGGACGATGGAATCATCATAGTAATCCTAAACGGAAACACCGGAGCCGTGGAAACGATTCGTTTCAATACCCGGGTTCCTCGCATCAACGATTTGGCCAAGATTATACAGAACGACGTTACTCGCTGGTCTATGGAGCATTCCGAAGAAAAGCCAGTCGTTACCAAATACCAGATCTTCTATTCCATCAAATTGGAAAACAAAAGCGGTATTACGCGAGATAATGTGAAGGATGAGCTCAAGAAAGAGGTCATTAAGAGAAAATAATCTCTTTACAATCTTAAAAATGATTCTGGATTAAATTCTGTAGCTTGTGTATTTCCAAAGGCTTTACGAAATACGCAAGCGGTTTGGTTTGAGAAGCTCGTTCCCGAGTTCGAGAATCCTGGTAACCTGTTAAGAAAATAATCGGTATATCGGACTCTTCCTTGATCTCCGAGGCCGCGGTGATTCCGTCCATATCACCGGAAAGAGTGATATCCATTAGGATCAGATCCGGTCTTACATCCGATTTCGCAAGTCGAACAGCGTCTTCTCCGGAAGTGGCCAAATCCAAAACATTGCATCCGATTTTTTCCAATTCCCTTTTCACGAGCATTGCTGTGATGACCTCGTCCTCTACCAAAAGCACTTTCAAACCTTCCAATTATTTAAACACGCTTCCTATAGATTTGCTTCGGGAAATCGATTTCGCAACGGAATCCGGGGCCGGAAAGAAGGCTAAGCTTGCCAGAAAGTTGGCTTTCGGCAATACCTCGGATAAGTTGCATTCCGAAGGAATCGTTCTTTTTGAAATCGTAATCCTTAGGCAATCCGATTCCATTGTCGGTATATTTCAAAACAAATCTATCTTCGTCTCTTTGGAAGAATAAAATCTGGATCCGAATCGAATCCGGAGCGGTAAAAGCGTGTTGGAGTGTATTGGACAGGAGTTCCGAAAGAATCAGGCCTATGGGTATAGCCACATCCATAAGTATTCTCTTGTCTTCCACTTCCATATCCAGAGAAACGTAAGTCAGTTTCTCTTCTTTCTTTTGTAGTACGTAGCTGGACAATTCCGAGATAT
This sequence is a window from Leptospira wolffii serovar Khorat str. Khorat-H2. Protein-coding genes within it:
- the mgtE gene encoding magnesium transporter, with amino-acid sequence MEDKNTSKEALSLKSQPQSGDWMEFFSEKIEKKDTEFLLAFTSANHPADIAEVLEKLDIEDAFYVFKLCDSEQQSMILVEFDEELQADLISRLNMKEISPIVENLETDEVTNLISEIPKEKAEEILNSLDKEDSSQIRKQLNFREYTAGRLMTTEFAAAFEFDTVRKAIIKLRRVAKETDDIYLLYVTDAENHLTGFIKLKDLFLAPLNQKVSRLVKEEVFSIHYDTDQEEVARMFRKYDLVSAAVVDDLNRIIGRITVDDILDIVQEEASEDILRMGGVSEEERLNTSIWDSIRRRLVWLFVNLGTATIASTTVSFFEDTIHNVVFLAALMPIVAGMGGNAGTQAITVVVRNIATGDLNSANWIVAFRKESLIGIINGLTLGSITGLAVYFFWGKPALAIVIFLAMLANLILAAIVGACIPMALKVLRIDPAIASSIFVTMTTDTFGFFCFLGLATLFLQYLV
- a CDS encoding LA_2219 family laminin/E-cadherin/plasminogen-binding protein, translated to MIRFQVTIAAFLVFLFCLVTSCATTSGEAGPEVLKGEAVPNPGGESEAVINEDGDEVKITTLDPAFFQAASKDKEEYFRVFITSESYKVRQIRGAKYIRRKVDKGGDALISEELVKYNKINYSDDGIIIVILNGNTGAVETIRFNTRVPRINDLAKIIQNDVTRWSMEHSEEKPVVTKYQIFYSIKLENKSGITRDNVKDELKKEVIKRK
- a CDS encoding response regulator → MEGLKVLLVEDEVITAMLVKRELEKIGCNVLDLATSGEDAVRLAKSDVRPDLILMDITLSGDMDGITAASEIKEESDIPIIFLTGYQDSRTRERASQTKPLAYFVKPLEIHKLQNLIQNHF